In a genomic window of Ranitomeya imitator isolate aRanImi1 chromosome 5, aRanImi1.pri, whole genome shotgun sequence:
- the KCNE4 gene encoding potassium voltage-gated channel subfamily E member 4, with product MLRMEEMVNGTVTGKDMSLYQEPPSQVSSGKDNNEYLYVLIVMSFYGIFLTGIMFVYMRSKKKEKESKLLLLYQDEEKLWTETRKSTSSLSSSKPPQPSTVFTVLQDSFVPSRFCTDYNVVDSSLSSESSSSEVHLTIQEEAPEVLQEKADEEQSEDTTQIS from the coding sequence ATGTTGAGGATGGAAGAAATGGTTAATGGGACCGTAACAGGCAAAGACATGAGCTTGTATCAGGAACCGCCAAGCCAAGTAAGCAGTGGGAAGGATAACAATGAGTATCTCTACGTTCTGATCGTCATGTCCTTCTACGGAATATTTCTGACGGGCATCATGTTTGTCTACATGCGATCAAAAAAGAAGGAGAAAGAATCCAAACTTTTACTACTTTATCAGGATGAGGAGAAGCTTTGGACAGAGACCAGGAAGAGTACTTCTTCTCTTTCTTCATCCAAGCCACCCCAGCCGAGCACTGTGTTCACCGTCCTTCAGGACAGTTTTGTGCCCAGCCGATTCTGCACAGACTATAATGTAGTAGACAGCAGCCTGAGCTCTGAATCCTCCTCATCTGAAGTTCACTTAACCATCCAAGAAGAGGCTCCAGAGGTTCTTCAAGAAAAAGCAGATGAAGAACAATCTGAGGACACAACACAGATTTCCTAG